The following nucleotide sequence is from Saccharothrix texasensis.
TCGGGGTGGAGCTGCCGGCCCGGCTGCACAAGGCCTGGTGGATCTGGGTTCCCGTGGTGGCCCGGACCCTCGCCCCGCCCTGACCACCGGTCGTCCCGCCGTTCATCGCCGCGAAACCGGTCGCGGCGCCCGTGGGCGGGTTCGACGTCGTGGTGGTCGAGGTCGTGGTCGACGTCGTCGTGCTGGTGGACGTCGACGTGGTGGTCGAGGTCGTCACGCCGTTCGCCGGCGTCAACGTCCACTGCTTGGTGGCCACGCTGTCACAGGAGTTGATCTGCACCCCGGCGCCGACGGTGGTCGAGCTGTCCTTGATGTTCATGCACTTGGTGCTGTTGGTGTCCACCAGGCGGTAGTTGCTGCCGCTCGCGGTCACCGTCCAGGTCTGGCCCGCGCCGCCGGTGCACGCGACCTGCTGGATCGCCTTGCCGGCCGACGTGGACGCGTCCTGCACGCCGACGCACAGTCCCGTGGCGACCGAGCTGATCCGGTACCCGCCGCTGACCGCCGTGAACGTCCACTGCTGGCTGCCGGCGGTGCCGCACGACGCCTGTTGGAGCTGAACGCCTGCGGTCGTGTTCCCGTTGGGAACGTCGAGGCAGTGCCCGGTGCCCACGTTCTTCACCGTGTACGTGCCCGCGCCGATCGCCGCCGAAGCGGTCGTGATCGGCCAGGCGACGAGCGTGGCGGCCAACGCCGTGACGCCCGCCACCGCTGCCGCGCCCGCACGCCATCGCGCGCCGCGCGGCCGTGCGGCGCGCACGATGGGAGGTTGAACATTCATCGACTACTCCGCTTCTGGCTTACCTGGACGCCGGAACTGGCGGCGGTGACTATTCACGCTGGGCGGAACCCGCTGGCGAGAAATCCACCGGTACGCGATGGCCAATACCACGCGTCCGAGGTGCTTCCTCACGTCGTTGTGGGAATCGCTTTCCCGTCGAATGCTAGATGGTCTGGAAGTAGCCGGTCAATGACGGTTTCGGCGACTGGCGCCGAGTGAGTGTCGAATACCATCGAACGCACAGGTGGAAGGCGGTCCAATTGATCATCCGCCGGCTGCGGATCAATGTCGGCGGTCATACTTGTGAACAGAACCGACGGGTGCTGATCACACTTGTGAACAATTGAGGCTTCGGTAGTCGCATAAGCCCGGCCGTGGCCGCCGAGGGTCAGTCCGGGTGACGGTCGCGAAACCGGAAGTATGCCCACAGCGCGTCGGCCACCGGCCACCCGTGATGGGCCCCGTGATCGGGCTCCTCCAGCTGCTTCTGCGCGATCACCGCAGCGCCTCAGCGCAGAGTTCCGGCACCCCGCAGGTGCCCGGAGCCGGTGCGCGCCGTGCGGATCGCGAAACTAGACTCGGACTGTGGACCTGGACCGACTTGAACTGGCCGAGTTGTGGCGGCTGGCCCGGGAGACCCTGGAGGGCGGCGGCCGGTCTGCGTTCAGCGTTCGCGTCGAGGACGAGAAGACCGCCGCGGCGCTCGCCGAACTGCTGCGCAAGCCGGTCGCGCACCCGGCCCGCCGGCAGATCTCCCTGGCGCGCCTGGACGAGCACGTCCGCGCGCACGGCAGCACCCTGACCGAGGTGCTGGAAGCGCTGCACGGCAGGCCGGTCGACATGTCCACCACCGGGGAAGCGTCGACGGCCGAGGCCGTGGTGAAGTTCGCACTGCGCGAGCACGACCTGCTGCACGAACCGTGGGCCGCACCGTGGATCGAATACGTGCGTCGGTACGGCAAGATCCCACAGCCCGCGTTGCCCATGCTCGCCAACCAGGCCGCCCGGGTGCTCGGCGGCCTCGGGCCGACGACGACCCGGTTCGCCCTGGCCGGCAACGACCTCGACGACGGACGGCCGCTCACCCGCATCGTGGGCAAGGCGCTCGAACTCATGGGCACGACCTGGGAGCAGGCCGGGATCTTCAAGGACGCCTACAGCGACCCGGTGCTGACCTCCCAGGGCCACCTGACGCTGAACGACACCCTCGAAACCCCGGAGATCACCGTCGTTCGCAGCCCACGCCTGCTCGAATCCGGCGTGCCCGGCCCGTTGATGGTGCTCCCGAACGGCCTCACCGCACAGGCCAGGCACCACCTCGAGGGCAAGACGGTCCGCTGCCACAACGACTTCACGCCGGACGGCATCCGCGCGACCAACGCCATCCTCGCCTGGACCGACGGCACGGCGTGGCGCATGTCGGCGAACGACTACCGCGAGGCCGTCGCCACGCTGATCGCCCGCAGCATCGAACTGCCGACGCTGAACAGCCGCCCCCCGGAGGCCGCCTGGGATCCCGACCTGGCCGGGATCATGGCCACCACGGGACTGATGGTCACCGAGGAGCACGTGCTGCCGTCACTTCTCTGACGACGCGAACCGCTCCACATCCCCACCACCTGCGCCCCTCGACCAACTTGCGCGCCATCCGCCGTAGGTCAGCCAGGTCAGGCCGGTGGCGACGGCGCGTTCGCCGAGTGCGCGGATGCGGGCCGCGTCCTTGAAGGGCGGGACCCCGGAACGCCTGGACGAATGAGGGCGATGGCCGGAAGTGGAACGGCTCGTGGCTCGGTTCCTGTCGTCGAACTGCGCGAGGCAGAAGGCGGCCGGCTCGCTCAGCCCGAGGTCGGGACGCAGGACTGGTCGCAGGTCGCGCGGAGCACGGGAGGGTCGCCTTGCGTGACCCGGAGGACCGAGATCCGCTTGTCGTGCGGCACTTGACCTCCCCGGAAGTCGATCTTCCCGCTCTTGCCCTCCAGCACCGGCCGACTGCTCGGGTCGGGGGCGGTGTCCCCGGCGGTGCCGGGGTTCACCGGGGGACGGCCGATGTCGCTGATCGTCTTCCACAGGTCGCCGGACGACGGCCTGATGACGGGGAACAGCTCCTTCATGGCGTGCGCGTAGAGGTCGAGGGCGTCGTAGGCCAGTGTCGCCTGACCGTCGACGAAGGACCTCTGGTCCGCTTCGCACTCGGACTTGAAGATCTGCTGCATCTTCCGGTAGATGTCCTCCTTCGCGCCGCAGAACTCGGCCCCGACCGCGAAGGACAGCACGTCGTAGGTGACGCTCGGGTGCTTCTCGCGCAGGTCCGCGTTGGCGGCGTGCCGCATGACGTCGTCGCCTGCCAGCAGGGCGAGTTGCCCGGAGCACGTGCCGGCGATGCCGTCCAAGAGGTCGGAGAACTCGCCAGGACGCCCCGCGTAGACGACCAGCGTGTCCGCCGTGCGTTTGCAGAGCTCCTGTCCGATCGCGCGGGCGTCGGTGTGGTCTTTGTCGGTGGTGGGCTGGTAGGCGAGGTCGGGCAGCACCTCTCTCGTCCTCCCCAGGCTCCCGTCGGTGAACCGGGTGCGGAAGCTCTGGGCGAGATCGGCGGAGTAGAGGTCTTCGTCGTCCGTCGAACGCACGATCTGCACCTTGTCCTGGCCCGCGAACTCCCTGTTCGCGTACTCGACGGCGACGACGGCCTCCCGGTCGTTGTTCGGCGAGATCTGGAAGTACCTCGACGACACCTCGGGGAACTCGTTCGCCGACAGGGTGGCGGCTATGGTGGGCAGTCCTTGCCTGCCCAGCTTGGTGATCGTTTCGCGGGTCGTCTGACGGCTCTGCGCCAGGCCGAGCACACCCACGACGGTCGGGTCGCGGCGCATCCAGGTCTTCAGGTGCTCGACCAGTTCGTCGCCGTGCTGCATGGTCCGGCCGGCGTTGCCCAGCAACACCTTGATCAGCGGGTGCCCGTTGCCGCGGTCGTCCAACAACCGGGCCTGCATCGCGGCCACGCCCATGAGCCGGGCGGTGTTCGTGGCCAGCGATTCGGGCCGGCCGCTCATCGCCGACACGTACACGACCGTCGCGTAGGGTCGGTCCGGGTTGTTCTCGTTGGCCCGTTCCACCTGCTCGTTCTGCGAGGCGATCTTCTCCTGCACGCGCATGAAACGGTCCCTGAGCTCACTGCTCTCGCCGTCGAGCAGCGGGATCGCCCTGCTGCTCACTCCGACGCAGTCGGCGGAGCCGGCGGAGTCGAGCCTGGCCAGCGTCTTGAAGTTCGAATCGCCCGGCGACAACCCGCAGTGCCGGTCGCGTTCCTCGGCGACGGTGGTGATCCGCCAGTACCCGCTCGCCGCGACCGCGCCGAGCAGCAGCACGGCCACCACCGCGAGGACCCACGTGCGCGACCAGACCGGGGCCGGCCGCACGGTCAGCGTCGCCGGCGGCGGCACCTCGCCGGGTTCGATCTCGACCGGTCGGACCCGCAGCGGTAGGAACCACGCCGTGGGTCGGCGCGCTCGGCTGTTCGTGGCGAGCTTGCGCGTCCAGGTCTCGTAGGCGCGCCCGGCGTTCTCCACCCACGCCGGGGCCCGTTCGTCGGCCGCCGCCGCGTCGGGTGGCACCTTCTCGCTGCCGCTGATGATGATCAGCGGATCGAACGCGCCGGTGTCGTTGCGCACGTCGTTGATCAGCTTCAGCAGCGCGTAGCCGCCGTTGTCGCGGCGGATGCCGTCGAGCAGCACCACCGGGTAGACGGTGCGACGGGCCGAGCGGACCCGCCACGGCGTCCGCCGGTACCCCTGGCGGACGTCCTCCAGGAACGCGTTGACCAGGAGCTTCGCGAGCTGCCCGGTGTCCTCGTGCGGCGCCGGGCGCCGGCCGGGCGCGAGCGTGCCGGTGAGCCGTTCGGCGAAGCCGAGGAACGTGCCGGGGTCGTGCGGCGCGAGGTAGGGCTGGCGCAACAACCACCGGTACTCCCGCCCCGGGACCAGACCGCGCAGCTTCGCCCGGAACAAGAACGAGGGCAACAACTTCAGCACCACGCGCGCCCACCACGGCGCGGCTTCGGCGGCGCTGTCGAACGCTTCCCGGGGAATCAGGTCCTCTTCACTGCGGCCCCGCAGGTCGCGTTCGCGCAGCCGGGTGAGCAGGCTCGTGGTCGACTCGTCGTAGCCGCCTTCGGTGGGCTGGTTCATCAACCAGTAGACGAGCCGGAAACGCGGGAACACGTGCCGCCCGTAGCGCCCGTTGGCCGCACTCGACAGTTCGCGGGCCACCTCCGCCAGCACCGCGCCCACTTCCGCGACCTGGCTCGGTGACGTGTTCTCCTCCTCGGCGTCCGGGAACTGGTGGTAGGCATGCGGAATCCGGCCCGGATGAGCCACGCTCAGATGCGCGCGCAGGATCTTGAGCAGCCCGGCCGACTCGCGCTCGCGCACCAGGCAGACCAGCGGGATGCCCCGGTCGTTCCCGGCGCGGGCACCCGGCCGCCCGCCGGGCAGTTCGCCGAACCTGGGGCGTTCGGTCAGGTCCTGCACCAGCTTCAGGAGTTCGTCCATGACCTCGACGGGCGACGGAAGGTCGGCGGCGTGGATGTCGATCACGGTTCTCCTCCGGCGCGAGCGCGAATCCCGAATGAGGGGAATACGACTGTATCCCGTGTCCCCGTGCCTGCGTTTGTGAAAGGGGAATGCGGTTTGCGAGTTCCGCACAACTGCGGAAATGGTGTTCGCAAATCGGGTTCGGTGTCAGTATTGCGCCAGTCGGCCCCGGTCGCACGGCACGTGTTCCGGCTCCTGACAGCGCGGGAACGCTCGTGGCGGCGAGCGGCAATCAGTTCCGTGCGAACCGACAGCGTCCCAGTGACGCGCAGGAGGAGTCCCCCGGTGGAGCGGCTGGACGGGCCGGAAGTGCTGGCCGCCTGGTACGACGCCCACGCCCGCCCGCTGCACCACTACCTGGCCCGGCGGGCCGGGACGGCGGTAGCCGACGACCTCGTGGCCGACGTGTTCCTGGTCGCCTGGGAGCAGCGGGCTGGGTTCGACCCGACCCGCGCCGGACCCAAGGCGTGGCTGTACGGGATAGCCACCAACCTGCTGCGACGGCACCACCGCTCCGAGGAGACCCGGCTGCGGGCCTGGGCGCGGGACGGTGGCCGCCGGTCCACCCAGGACGAAGTCGACCACCGGGTCGCGGAGAGCGTGGACGCGGACGTGCGCGCCCGGCGGATGGCCGAGGCCATCGCGGGACTGCGCGCCGAGGAGCGCGATGTGCTGCTGCTCGTGGCGTGGGGCGAGCTGACCGCGGCGGAGATCGCGGAAGTGCTCGGGATCAAGGAGCAGACGGTACGGACGCGCCTGCACAGGGCCAGGACGAAGCTGAGGACCGAGGAGGCGCGCGATGCGTGAGGACGAGATGGACCACGTCGTGCGGGGGGTGCGCGGCGACACGGCTCCGATGACCGATGAGAGCTTCATCGCCAACCGGGAGAAGGTGCTGGCGCTCACCGTGACCGGACGGCCGGCGGGCAGGCCGGCGCGGCGCTGGTGGGGTGTCGCCGCGGGCGTCGCCGCGCTGGCCGCGGGCGGGGTGCTGGCCCAGGTCGCGCTGGGTGGTCCGACGCCCGCGACCGCCGAGGCGGCGCAGACGTTGACCAGGGCGGCGGACGCGATCACGACGACGGACCCGGTGCTGGGCCCCGGCCAGTACCGGTACGCGATCAGCCGCGGCCGGTCCGCGGTGCAGACCCGGCAGGGCGGGCAGGACTTCCGGTGGCTGGGCGAGGAAGTCCTGGAGGTGTGGCTGCCCGCGGCCGAGGGCGAGGAGTACCTGGTCCGCCCCCGGGACACCGGTCGGCGGGACTGGCTGGTCGGCACCGAGGAACAGGCCCGGAGCGCCGGAGTGGACCTGAGGCCCGCGGCGCAGGACGAGGTCCGCGGCCGGTGCGACCGGCAGTGCCAGGAGGACCCGGGGGCGTGGCAGCAGCCCAACGCCCGGTTCATCGCCGGCCTGCCCCGCGCGCCGGAAGCGCTGCTGGAGCGCCTGCTCGCGGACGGTCGGGGACGCGGGTCCAGCGACCACCAGGAGGCGCTGGTCCTCGCCTCCGACCTGCTGCGCAGCGGCAAGGTACCCGCCGACCTGCGGGCCGCGCTGTTCCGGGCGCTGGCGCTGCTGCCCGGCCTGGAGGTGGTCGACCAGTCGGCCAACCTCGACGGCAGGCGGGGCGTCGCGCTGGCCGTGACCGACGGCGACGACCGCCAAGAGGTCATCGTCGACCCGACCACCGGCGAGTTCATCGGCGACCGCCGCGTGCTGACCGAGTCGGACGGGACCCTGCCGGCCGGGACGGTCGTGGAATCCGGTTCGGTGACGACGGCCGTGGTCGACGGGATCGGCGTCCACCCCTGAAGTCCGGTGAACGCAGAGGTGGTTGTGGTCGGTGGCCGCACCACCTCTGCGTGCAGTGGTTGTTGTGGTCGGGGAACGCCCGCGTCATGCCGTGCTGGTCGATTCCGCGGCGGATGACAACCGTGCCCGTGAGCGCTTCCAAATATCGTCTTTACCTGCATGGACGAAAGTTCTCAGCAGGCACAGGGGGTCGGACGTCGGCAGCCGGGATGTGTTGGGGCGCGGGAGCTGTTGAGCGGTGCAATGGACGAGGCTGCTCACCCCACGGCGATCCCGCGGGCCTTGAGGGTGTCCTGGGCGCCGGGGGCGGCCATCATGGCCTCGTCGCCGCCGTGGATCACGCGGAGGTTGGGCAGCAGGTCGAGGTCGTCCAGCGAGGTGACGTCGAAGAGGTCGTCCTCGCCGTCCCAGAAGGGGGAGCACTGGTGGTAGATCGCCAACCCGCCGTCGGTGGTCAGTTCGTCCACGGCGGCCAGTTGGTCGGGGGTGATCTCCAGGTCGGTGAAGTACTGGCGGGCTTCTTCGAGGACGGTGTACAGGAGGTCCCGTTCGTACAGGTACTTCCACAGGTCGCCGGTGGCGCCCTTGGCGTGCAGGACGTCGGCGATCCGGAACGGAGGCTGGATCACCTTGTCCTGGTACATGAGCTTGTCGATGACCAGCAGCTTGAAGTTGAAGTCGCGGAACATGCCCACTATCTACCAGACCACCCCGACAATCCGGGCAGTCAACCCATGCCTTCCGGGCAGGTCCTCGGCCTGAAACGGCGGCCGCAGCTCGACGTCCTTGGCTGCGGGGCATGGCAGTCGTGGCGCCACCCCTCGCGCGCGTGATCGTCGCAGCTCGGCATCCCAGCGCAGATGACGGAGAGGGTGAGGTGGCGGTGCCAGACGGGAATCCGGTTGTGCGGCGGGAAGCGTGCCCAGGATCGGTCGACCCCGGAAGCGCGGGTACGGTTCAACTTGGCCGCTGACGGCGACACGGTGTCGTTGAGAACCCGGTTCACCGCTGCTGGACGACATCGCCGAGCAGGCCGGTCGCCGCCGGCTGACCGAGCTGGGGGAGGAGCTGGCCGACGCCGAAGCCTTCCACGACCCCGAGCGGGCCGCCTGGGCGCGCTGGGAGCTCGACGCGCTCACCCGGCAGCTCGCGGCGGCCTTCGGCCTCCGCGGACGCGCCCGGCCCACCGGATCGGCCGCGGAACGGGCCAGGGTCAACGTCACCCGCGCGGTCCGTGCCGCCGTCGCCCGCATCGCCGAGACCTTCCCCGACCTCGGCCACCACCTCGACTCCGCGATCCGCACCGGCGCGTTCAGCGGCTACCACCCCGATACGACGGCGTACCGGCGTTCGGTCCGACCGGATGCCCTGCGTGAGCCGGCCCGGGGATCAGGCGCTCTCCGGTGGAGAGATCAGGGTGTCGAGGTCGTGCAACTGTTGTCGGAGGCGTCGGGCTTCGATGTCACGGCCTTGTTCACGGTAGAACTCCAGCGCCTCCTGCCAGGCTGTGCGTGCCTGGTCGTGTTCTCCGAGCGCGGCGTGGGGGTGGCCGACGTTGTCGAGGGTGTACGCGAGGAAGTAGGTGTTCCTGAAGGCGCGGTAGCGGGTGAGTGCCTGGTGGTAGTGGTGGATCGCCTGCCTGTGGTCGCCGGCGCGATGGGCGATCAGCCCGAAGGTGTCCATCGTGGACGCCTCGCCGTCGGCGTCGTGGAACCGCCGGTGCAGGCTGAGGGCGGCGTGGCAGTGGTCACGCGCGGTGTCGAGCTCGTCGAGGCGGGCGCAGTACCAGCCCACCGAGTTGAGCGCGTCGGCCTCCCACAGCGGCCGGCCGATGGCGCGGTACAGGCCGAGGGCGTGTCGGGCGTGCGCCAAGGCCCGCCGGTCGTCCCCCTGGCGTCCCCAGAAGAACGCGAGCACCCCGTGGGTGTGGGCCTGTTCGACGGTGTCGTGGTGGCGCACCGCCAGGTCGAGTGCCCGAGCCAGGTGTTCGTGGGACTCCTCGTGCAGGCCCAGCCGGGCACAGGCGCGGCCGAGGTGCCGGTGGGCGCGGCTGCGGGTGGCCGGGTCGGGCAGGTGGACGGCGGCGTCCAGCGCGGCCCGCCAGGCGGCGAGCGAGTCGCGCAGGTGCCCTCGTCGCATGTGGAAGTTGTTGAGTGCCCAGGCGAGGTGCCAGACGACGTGGTGGCGGCCGAGCACGGCGGCGGCCTGCTGGGTGGCCAGGAGGGTGGCGTGTTCGGCTTCCAGCCAGGCTGCCGCGGTGGTGGTGTCGGACAGCGGGAGCGGGTGCACGCCGGGCGCGGGCGCGGCGGGCGGCAAGAACGGGTGGTAGGTGTTGAGGAGGTGGTCCGCGGTGGCGGCGGTGTGCAGGTGGAAGTCCATCACCCGTGCCAGCGCGGCCTGTCGTGCGCCGTGGGGCAGGTCGTGGGCAGTGGTGGTGGCGTAGTCGCGGATCAGGTCGTGCATCGCGTACCGGCCGTGCGGGCGCCGATCGACCAGTGACGCCTCCACCAACGCCGACAACGCCATGCGGGCGCGGGCCGGTGCCAGGCCGGTGAGCGCGGCCGCGGCGGGCGGGGTCGTGTCGAGACCGGGGGCGATTCCGAGCAGGGCGAACACGGTGCGCTGCTCGTCGGTGAGCCGGCGCAGGGACCAGGAGAGGACCGCGGGCAGGCTGGCGGCGGGATCGGTGTCGTGGTCGAGCACCTCCAGACCCGATTCGCGCAGTTCGCCGGCGATCTCGGGCAGGGGGACGGCAGGGCTGGTGACGGCGTGACGGGCGGTGATCGACAGGGCCAGCGGGTAACTCCCGCACAATGCGATCAGCTCGTCCACGGCGTCGGGTTCGGCGGCGACGCGCCCGGTACCCAGGCGAGCGGTCAACAGGGCACGCGCCTCGTCACGGGTCAAGATGTCCAGGGTCAGGTGGCGGGCACCGTGGCGGTCGATCAACGACGCGAGCCTGGTGCGGCCGGTGACCAGCACCGTGCAGGTGGAGCTGCCCGGCAGCAGCGGGATCACCTGCTCGGCGGTGGCCGCGTTGTCCAACACGATCAGCATCCGCCGATCCGCGACCAGGCTGCGGTACCGCGCGACTTGCGCGTCCGGGTCGGCCGGGATGCGTCCGGGCTCGACGCCGAGGGCGTCGAGGAACCCCCGCACCGCCACGGCCGGGTCCATCGGCTCCCGCGCCGGGCTGAAGCCGTGCAGGTCCACGAAAAGCTGCCCGTCGGGGAATCGGTCCAGGTGACGGTGCGCCCACGCCAGGACCAGCCAGGTCTTGCCCATTCCTCCGGCGCCGCCGATGGTGGAGACCCCCGTCGCCACGTCCCCGACCGGGAACTCGGCGAGGGACGGTCCGCGTGCGGTCGGAGCCTGCACAGCGGTGCCCCGTCCGTTCGGCGCAACCGCAGCCAGGGCGTGGTCCAGCGCGTCCAGCTCCACAGCTCGTCCCACGAACAACGCCGGTGCGGAGGGCAGTTGGCGCGGCACCACCCAGGCGGAGGTCGGCTGGGCCGTGTGCAGGTGCACGCCACCGTGCACCACACCGGCCTGCACCACCCCGCCCACGACACCGGACACCGTATTGCGCACACCGAGGTCGCCGACATCGGCCGACGTGGAGCCGGGGAAGCGGGACGGCTCCGGCTCGAACGCCACCAACGGAGACACCTCCCAGACCTGGTCGATGACCGGACGACCACCCCAGCGTTCCACCGCGCCCCACCGCACCACTCCGCACAATGGCGGACCCGAGCACGGGGCAGTTCTTGCGCGTCCCACGCCGCGAGCCGGCGGTTCCCGCCGAGGGGTCTACCTGGTGGGGTGCCGTCCGCGGGTGTCGAGTCGGTGACAGCTGTTCGGTCGGTGGTCGACAGTGCCGGGGTTCGGTGAGCGGGCGGTCAGGATGTCCAGAGTTCGTAGTCGATGACCACTTCCCCGGTCTCGGCGACCGAGTTGATGTGAACCGCGGCGATGTTGCGCTTGTCGGTCCAAACGCACAGCTGTGCCCCCTCGTGCAGGTCCTCCAGGAGGATCGTGCCGACGCCGTCGGTCCGGTCGCGGCACGACGTGTAGGTGGCCAGGCCGTCCACGGGTGTGAGCAGTGGTTGGTCGTTGGGGGCGTGCACTCCGTAGTCCTCGACGATGAGGTCGGCGAGCTCACCGCACCGCTTGCGGCCCACGGGGATGGAGGTCGGGCCCCAGCCCGGGCAGCCCGTGTCGAGGTCGATCTTGTCGATGTCGTTCGTCCGCACGTCCGAGGACGGCTTGAGCCGGTACTCCTTCTTCGCCATGGTGGGCTGGGGCTCGCCGATGGACGTGTCCGGCCTGGAGGGCTTCGAAGGCCTGACGGGCGAGTGCGGCCAGGACGAGGAGGTGTTCTCCACAGCGGTGTTCGTGCTCGTCGGCGATTGTGCTCCGGCCGGGGTGTGGACGAGGGCGCCGCGCAGGTAGGTGATCACGGAAGCCGTCACCGCCGCGACAGCGATCACCCCGACCACGGCGATCGCGATCCGCAGCCGCGAGCGCGATCTCGATGTGTCGGATCGATCGGGTGATGCGAAGGTGACGGTCACGTCCCGGCCGGCCTGCAGGACCACTCCGTCCGAGCTCGCCCGCGCACGTTGGCCGGCTTCCCGTCCGCCGCCCCGAGGATGCGGCGTCTCATCGGTGTCGACCGGGTCTTCGGGCCCAGGGCGGTGGGGCAAGGAGCCGTCGTTCACAGTGCAATACTGCCCGACCCCGGGATGTGGTGTGGGCACCGCGTCATCGGTCCGCGCCATTCGTCGGATCTGGTGAACACGCCGCACCACAGGATTCGAGCGGCACTGGTGCGCTGGTCTTCGGAGCGGATCGCCAGGCGCGCGAGCATGCCCTGCAGCTCATGATGCACGATCACCACAGCTCGACATCACCAAGGTGAGGTCACCGCCCTGCGCTACTCCGCCCTCAACGGGGAACCGACCATCACAGCCACGCCGAGCAGAACGCCGCGATCGCGGCCCACATCCGCCGGCGCAACGCCCGAGCCCGACCCAAGACCGGCTTCGCCACCGACTCACCCATCCGCACCTGGACCGATTATCCGATCAAGGTGGCGTGACGCAGACTAGGCGCGCTCGCGGACCGCCAGGTAGACCGCGCGCACCGCCAGCGTCCGCTCGATCCGCTCGATCACGGGTGCGAAGAACTGCCTGCGCTGCTCGGCGTCGCTCATCGACACCACGGCGAAGTACATGCTGCCGAAGGCCGCGAACAACGTGGCGTTGCGCAGCATCGCCGCGGGCACGCCGGGAACCCACTTGGCGGGCTCCGGTGGCGCTCCGATCCACTGCTCGGCGACGGCGGGCGTGACCACGATCAGGCCGAGCGCCACGAAGAACGCGAACAGCGCGAGTCCCACCACCGCCGCCTGCACGAGCTGGCGGATCGCGAGCATCACCAGCAGGTTGCGGGACTGCCGTCCGTTCAGCTTGCGCGGGCGCAACGGCTCGTCGAACTCCTCGTCGCCCAGCGGCGTGCCCCGGCAGGCTTCCTCGAGCACCTCGGGGCGCAGGTCCTGCTCGACCCGGCCGATCTCGTCCTTGAGCCGCGCGGCCGCCGCGAGGACGGTGATCGCCGCGAACAACGCCACCACCAGGCTCACCCGCTGCCACGGCAGCTGGTTCATCGCCTGCCACAGCTCGCCGGTGAAGAACAGGAACAGCGTCACGAACAACAACGGCGGCAACGCCCGGCCGAGCAGGTGCACGCTGTTGCGCAAGTCGTTCACCGTGTGCCGGATCGCGCCCTTGAGCAACGCCACCAGCCCGTACGTCACCGAGAACCACGCGGCGGCGAAGATCGCCGCGAAGAACACCACCAGCTGCACCGGGTCGCTGTCCGGCGTGCCCTCGATGGTGTCCTGCAGGATCGGCACGATCACCGGCACCACCGCGTACCCGACGAGGATCGCGATCATGCGGTTGCGCGTGAGCAGCGGCAGCCGCCGCACGAACGACGACAGCACGATCCAGGTCGTGAGCGCGCTGGCGAGGATCAGCGTCAGCAGCACCCACCGCCCGTACCCCGCCGCGCCCAGCGGGACGAGCCACACGAGGCAGGCGATCGCGATGGTCGCCAGCGCCGGCAGCATCCGCGGCAGCACGTGCGTGAAGAACCCGTAGCCCTCGATCATCGTCGGGGCTCCCTGCTGGACGAACCACCGCTCGGTGCGGCGCGCCAGCAGCCGTGCGGCTGTCATGGGGAGATGATGCCGCAACTGCCTGGCACGAGCCTGCCCGCCGGTGCGCGGCGTCATCGGCGTTCTACCGGCGGTGATGGCTTTCTTGCGCTGCGTCGTCTCGCGGTGGTTCAGGCGCGCCCGAGTTGTCGCGTGCGCTTACGGCGGGCGCGGTTGTTGATCACGATGAGGGCGGTGGTGCCGACCACGGCGACCACCAGCAGCACTCCTGGCAGCGGGACGGGTGAGCCGAGGTCGTGGGCGAACCACTGGCCGAGGTCGGAGGAGCGGACTTCGTCACCCGCGCCCAGGGAGACACCGAACAGGCCGATGAAGGGGAAGATCCACGACCTCGCGGCGGCCTCCGCGCGGGATGCCCCGATCCTGCCCAGCGATTCGGGGAGGAACGCGCCCACGACCCCGGTGAGGGGCAGCACGACGAAGAAGTACCCCACCGCGCCGAGCAACGTCGCGGCCAGGCCGAGCAACGTGAACAGGAAGATCGTGGTGGTGATGCCG
It contains:
- a CDS encoding ATP-binding protein; this encodes MAFEPEPSRFPGSTSADVGDLGVRNTVSGVVGGVVQAGVVHGGVHLHTAQPTSAWVVPRQLPSAPALFVGRAVELDALDHALAAVAPNGRGTAVQAPTARGPSLAEFPVGDVATGVSTIGGAGGMGKTWLVLAWAHRHLDRFPDGQLFVDLHGFSPAREPMDPAVAVRGFLDALGVEPGRIPADPDAQVARYRSLVADRRMLIVLDNAATAEQVIPLLPGSSTCTVLVTGRTRLASLIDRHGARHLTLDILTRDEARALLTARLGTGRVAAEPDAVDELIALCGSYPLALSITARHAVTSPAVPLPEIAGELRESGLEVLDHDTDPAASLPAVLSWSLRRLTDEQRTVFALLGIAPGLDTTPPAAAALTGLAPARARMALSALVEASLVDRRPHGRYAMHDLIRDYATTTAHDLPHGARQAALARVMDFHLHTAATADHLLNTYHPFLPPAAPAPGVHPLPLSDTTTAAAWLEAEHATLLATQQAAAVLGRHHVVWHLAWALNNFHMRRGHLRDSLAAWRAALDAAVHLPDPATRSRAHRHLGRACARLGLHEESHEHLARALDLAVRHHDTVEQAHTHGVLAFFWGRQGDDRRALAHARHALGLYRAIGRPLWEADALNSVGWYCARLDELDTARDHCHAALSLHRRFHDADGEASTMDTFGLIAHRAGDHRQAIHHYHQALTRYRAFRNTYFLAYTLDNVGHPHAALGEHDQARTAWQEALEFYREQGRDIEARRLRQQLHDLDTLISPPESA
- a CDS encoding RNA polymerase sigma factor, with product MERLDGPEVLAAWYDAHARPLHHYLARRAGTAVADDLVADVFLVAWEQRAGFDPTRAGPKAWLYGIATNLLRRHHRSEETRLRAWARDGGRRSTQDEVDHRVAESVDADVRARRMAEAIAGLRAEERDVLLLVAWGELTAAEIAEVLGIKEQTVRTRLHRARTKLRTEEARDA
- a CDS encoding DUF2399 domain-containing protein, with the protein product MDLDRLELAELWRLARETLEGGGRSAFSVRVEDEKTAAALAELLRKPVAHPARRQISLARLDEHVRAHGSTLTEVLEALHGRPVDMSTTGEASTAEAVVKFALREHDLLHEPWAAPWIEYVRRYGKIPQPALPMLANQAARVLGGLGPTTTRFALAGNDLDDGRPLTRIVGKALELMGTTWEQAGIFKDAYSDPVLTSQGHLTLNDTLETPEITVVRSPRLLESGVPGPLMVLPNGLTAQARHHLEGKTVRCHNDFTPDGIRATNAILAWTDGTAWRMSANDYREAVATLIARSIELPTLNSRPPEAAWDPDLAGIMATTGLMVTEEHVLPSLL
- a CDS encoding DUF6892 domain-containing protein codes for the protein MFRDFNFKLLVIDKLMYQDKVIQPPFRIADVLHAKGATGDLWKYLYERDLLYTVLEEARQYFTDLEITPDQLAAVDELTTDGGLAIYHQCSPFWDGEDDLFDVTSLDDLDLLPNLRVIHGGDEAMMAAPGAQDTLKARGIAVG
- a CDS encoding CU044_5270 family protein is translated as MREDEMDHVVRGVRGDTAPMTDESFIANREKVLALTVTGRPAGRPARRWWGVAAGVAALAAGGVLAQVALGGPTPATAEAAQTLTRAADAITTTDPVLGPGQYRYAISRGRSAVQTRQGGQDFRWLGEEVLEVWLPAAEGEEYLVRPRDTGRRDWLVGTEEQARSAGVDLRPAAQDEVRGRCDRQCQEDPGAWQQPNARFIAGLPRAPEALLERLLADGRGRGSSDHQEALVLASDLLRSGKVPADLRAALFRALALLPGLEVVDQSANLDGRRGVALAVTDGDDRQEVIVDPTTGEFIGDRRVLTESDGTLPAGTVVESGSVTTAVVDGIGVHP